The region AGTTCTTCTTCCGTTAGTTTCCAATCTTTTTCCTGTTGGATTAATTCGCTAACGAGGTCATTCTCTGGTGATTGCCGCCTTGTATGAATCAGATCCTTAAAAAAGGATAGCATCTTTAGTGTTGTTTTGTTTCCATCAACAATTGATCGTCTTGACCGTGTTAGATCGATCGATTGGATTAAATTTAGTGCCCATTCCCGAAAAATATTTGTATGATCATCTGGTATCCCCATGATTTTCGCAATCACAAGACTTGCCAAGGGATACGCAAAATCAGAAATGACCTCTATTTTCTTGTTGTTCTTAGTCTCATTCAATAGATCTTTTGCTATTTTTTCTATAAAAGGACGGTATTTTTCGATTCTATGAGGCGTAAAATGATGGCTGACAAGCATTCGTAATCGGGCATGATCTGGTGGATTTTTAAAAAGCATCATATGCTGTTGTATGTCCTTTAAAGCTTCATATTTTTTCGTTGTCTCGGGAAGCGGGATTCGCGTTTGAAAACGATCATCTTTAAGAATGGCTACCGCTTCTTCATAACCAGTGACGTACCAGCCAGGATATTTTAATAAGTTGCCTTTATACACCGGATGAATGGAACGAATTTCTTCATAAAAGGGGTACGGGTTTTGCACGATATCAAGCGTTGATCGGTTCATATGTTGACTAATCATATTCTACCTCCTGCACTTGCTTGGTGTATAGTAAAAGAAAAGCTGTGCTGTTCTTCCGCATCTGTTTGCTTAGTTATTTTCCGGCAGCGATATTCGCTTTCATTTCTTCTACACTCTCAACCTCAAATCCTAAGTCTAAAAGCATCCTATGGTCTTCCGAGTCTTCTTGGCCCGCAGTAGTTAAGTAGTCCCCAACAAAGATAGAGTTTGCTGCATAAAGGCCAAAAGGCTGTAATGAACGTAGGTTTACTTCTCTACCACCGGAAATACGAATTTCCTTTGTCGGGTTAATAAAACGGAAAAGTGCTAATACCTTTAAACAATACAGTGGGTTTAATTCCTTTACACCCTCTAATGGCG is a window of Caldalkalibacillus salinus DNA encoding:
- a CDS encoding cytochrome P450, with product MISQHMNRSTLDIVQNPYPFYEEIRSIHPVYKGNLLKYPGWYVTGYEEAVAILKDDRFQTRIPLPETTKKYEALKDIQQHMMLFKNPPDHARLRMLVSHHFTPHRIEKYRPFIEKIAKDLLNETKNNKKIEVISDFAYPLASLVIAKIMGIPDDHTNIFREWALNLIQSIDLTRSRRSIVDGNKTTLKMLSFFKDLIHTRRQSPENDLVSELIQQEKDWKLTEEELLATSVLLVIAGHETTVNLMSNSLYCFLTNPKAYHKLIENPYLIESSIEECLRYESPTQMVARVASSDVELNKIQIKKGDHVYVLIGAANRDPKQFSNADVFDITRHPNPHLAFGSGIHFCLGSTLARLEAQIAIQTILQNVENIYLVTKEVKWRKLVGFRAMKEMQVHLD